One Fusarium pseudograminearum CS3096 chromosome 4, whole genome shotgun sequence genomic window carries:
- the STE3 gene encoding STE3, giving the protein MADSIHLFGRDDLSIIESPGPGTTTTPSLTANLVCRVLFGIIANFACIVPLKNLYRNGEFAAVVFIANIQVSNLDTIINALIWRDDDTSKWWSGQGFCDVSPYYTNFLNALFGTCLLAIMRNLAQQVGLLRANPLSVQEKRRRNLVQALIMFPLPILQVAWVWPLTMQRYAVATLVGCSWVAWPAWPYMAFFVIAPVVVALITSGYAILTYIRFREIARTTRTAINSSRSANQRAQRTKRRLYLMVLAILVPYLPVVITLAVLNILGAFPLQPFDYDLIHNRTWPYPWSSVILVPSNGFTFILLNNCYINILAAIPVVLFFGMTKDAINSYRRGLLYFGLGHLFPKLQEEYDPDRTTYGSNSGTSHLMDSSVSTTSSIPKKIKSLLTSRSLTTASSASLNPVSLQPTQSATIPEVEIGHELREFQTSQSPLREIVYPPLSASPSTDPITLPPRNPFLFRTRFDLPTIPLPPLSSFTFRRKKDRRPPLDRGLPLDSLPSVVNSRMWEDNVSVQPPRNQTLVWADIEDAPTPDTITSDTRLLVPMSSTFSVTAEPLEETYRR; this is encoded by the exons ATGGCCGATTCGATTCACTTGTTCGGTCGTGACGACCTGTCTATAATAGAATCTCCTGGACCCGGAACAACTACGACTCCATCCCTCACAGCCAACCTCGTCTGCAGAGTGCTTTTcggcatcatcgccaactttGCATGCATAGTACCTCTGAAGAACCTCTACCGAAATGGCGAGTTCGCCGCTGTTGTCTTTATCGCCAACATTCAGGTGTCGAATCTCGACACAATCATCAACGCCCTCATCTGGAGAGACGACGACACTAGCAAGTGGTGGTCTGGACAAGGGTTCTGTGATGTCAGCCCTTACTATACCAACTTCCTCAATGCATTGTTTGGAACTTGTCTACTCGCCATCATGCGCAACCTCGCTCAGCAAGTCGGTCTTCTAAGAGCTAACCCTCTGTCTGTCCAAGAAAAGCGCCGGCGCAATCTTGTTCAAGCACTCATCATGTTCCCACTTCCCATCCTCCAAGTCGCTTGGGTCTGGCCTTTAACTATGCAAAGATATGCAGTTGCTACTCTTGTCGGGTGCAGTTGGGTCGCATGGCCTGCGTGGCCTTACATGgccttcttcgtcatcgctCCTGTTGTCGTTGCGCTGATAACATCCGGATATGCTA TCCTCACTTACATCCGCTTTCGCGAGATTGCAAGGACCACTCGAACAGCAATCAATAGCAGCAGGTCTGCTAATCAGCGGGCTCAAAGGACAAAGCGCCGCCTCTATCTCATGGTACTGGCCATCTTGGTCCCTTATCTACCTGTTGTCATCACCCTCGCCGTTCTAAACATTCTCGGTGCTTTCCCACTCCAACCCTTTGACTACGATCTCATTCATAACCGCACTTGGCCCTATCCGTGGTCGTCTGTGATTCTTGTCCCATCCAACGGCTTCACCTTCATCCTTCTGAACAACTgctacatcaacatcctcgctGCAATTCCCGTcgttctcttcttcggcatGACAAAGGACGCTATCAACAGCTATCGTCGTGGCCTGCTTTACTTTGGTCTTGGGCACTTATTCCCCAAGCTTCAAGAGGAGTATGATCCTGACAGAACGACATACGGTAGCAATTCTGGTACCTCTCACCTCATGGATTCTTCAGTTTCGAC TACATCTTCGATCCccaaaaagatcaaaagtCTTCTTACCAGTCGCAGCTTaacaacagcatcatctGCGAGCCTCAATCCTGTCTCTCTACAACCTACACAGAGCGCTACCATACCAGAAGTCGAGATAGGACACGAGTTGAGAGAATTCCAGACCTCGCAATCGCCCCTCCGAGAGATAGTCTACCCCCCTCTGAGTGCTTCGCCTTCTACAGACCCAATCACTCTACCTCCTCGCAATCCCTTCCTGTTTCGGACTCGTTTCGACTTACCCACTATCCCACTCCcacctttgtcttcttttaCCTttagaagaaagaaggatcGTCGACCTCCTCTGGATCGAGGCTTACCTCTTGATTCCCTGCCTTCCGTCGTGAACAGCCGCATGTGGGAGGACAACGTGTCTGTCCAACCTCCTCGAAACCAAACACTTGTTTGGGCGGATATAGAAGACGCCCCAACTCCCGACACCATCACGTCCGACACTCGCTTACTTGTCCCTATGTCGTCAACGTTTTCTGTCACAGCCGAGCCCCTCGAGGAAACATATCGACGCTAG